From Nicotiana tabacum cultivar K326 chromosome 22, ASM71507v2, whole genome shotgun sequence, one genomic window encodes:
- the LOC142175904 gene encoding putative F-box protein At4g17780 has translation MATSDNGCRPFPEDLAMEILLRLPVESLLQFKCVGKNWYETITSPSFIKEHMNWSRKNRPPKIMIYDYVGCPSNDDSPLNPNPITLVSVSDAAAVHKNPDYIQEFRESLHSPNFGLAPSFREHRRQFGFVLDLMTNDYKVVSFWTFYENIRNCKVYQPYAAVYSCSKDSWRILQPEHQDIFLFKYCIKTLGTAYLNGAYYRLLKGEICNCSILSFDFENEVFTEIEGPDAPRPFNHWMLKLILVDDSIALLNVVVYDRFEYDI, from the exons ATGGCCACCAGTGATAATGGTTGTCGGCCTTTCCCTGAAGATCTAGCAATGGAGATTCTACTCAGGTTGCCGGTCGAGTCCTTGTTGCAATTCAAATGCGTCGGCAAGAACTGGTACGAAACAATTACGAGCCCTAGCTTCATCAAAGAACACATGAATTGGAGCAGAAAGAACAGGCCCCCCAAAATCATGATTTATGATTATGTTGGATGCCCCTCAAATGATGATTCTCCTCTCAATCCCAATCCCATCACTTTGGTTTCAGTCTCAGATGCTGCTGCCGTACATAAAAATCCTGATTATATTCAGGAATTCAGAG AATCCCTTCATTCACCCAACTTCGGTCTTGCTCCATCCTTCAGGGAACACCGACGTCAGTTTGGGTTCGTATTAGACCTCATGACTAATGACTATAAGGTGGTTTCATTTTGGACCTTCTATGAAAACATCAGAAATTGTAAGGTCTATCAACCTTATGCAGCCGTTTATTCATGTTCTAAGGACTCATGGAGAATCCTTCAACCTGAACATCAAGACATCTTCCTATTTAAATACTGTATAAAAACCCTTGGTACTGCTTATCTGAATGGTGCTTATTACAGGCTGCTGAAGGGGGAAATATGTAACTGTAGCATTCTTTCCTTTGACTTTGAAAATGAGGTGTTTACAGAGATTGAAGGGCCAGATGCTCCGCGCCCTTTCAATCATTGGATGTTGAAACTGATATTGGTTGATGACTCCATTGCCCTCTTGAACGTAGTTGTTTATGATAGATTTGAATATGACATATAG